One window of Mesorhizobium loti R88b genomic DNA carries:
- a CDS encoding Lrp/AsnC family transcriptional regulator has translation MREHLDQTDRRLVKLLSQDAQLGVNRLAEKMAISVPTVRSRLRNLIDRNLLKIVGLLNLTERPELISAIVGINAQGRGQARQLAERIAELPFVNSASVVTGRFDIIVDVTVAGDVADLYRITSELIPGAGIPGEVVRSETFVVMASCNKWVSLPEGCWSEDAPRKEPA, from the coding sequence TTGCGGGAACATCTCGATCAGACGGACCGGCGGCTGGTGAAGCTGCTGTCCCAGGACGCGCAACTTGGCGTTAATCGGCTTGCGGAGAAGATGGCGATATCGGTGCCGACGGTGCGCTCACGGCTGCGCAATCTGATCGACCGCAACCTGCTGAAAATCGTCGGGCTGCTGAACCTGACCGAGCGCCCCGAGCTGATCTCGGCCATCGTCGGCATCAATGCCCAGGGACGCGGCCAGGCCCGTCAATTGGCTGAGCGCATCGCCGAACTGCCCTTCGTCAACTCGGCTTCGGTGGTCACCGGGCGCTTCGACATCATCGTCGACGTGACGGTGGCCGGCGATGTCGCCGACCTCTACCGCATCACCAGCGAACTGATCCCCGGCGCCGGCATACCGGGTGAAGTCGTGCGCAGCGAAACCTTCGTTGTCATGGCGTCCTGCAACAAATGGGTCAGCCTGCCGGAAGGCTGCTGGTCGGAAGATGCTCCCCGCAAGGAGCCGGCATGA
- a CDS encoding universal stress protein, producing MYKHLLIATDGSELADKGVAHGLTLAKGIGATVTFVTVSEPYPIFAWGGAMAGYAAGDELAVYQEESRKYGKEVLDKGKAAADAAGVSAEVVHVEDKRPAEAILELSQALGCDLIVMASHGRRGLGRLLLGSQTAEVLSYTAIPVLVVR from the coding sequence ATGTACAAACATCTGCTCATCGCCACCGACGGATCGGAACTGGCCGACAAGGGCGTTGCCCATGGCCTCACCTTGGCAAAAGGCATCGGTGCCACCGTCACCTTCGTCACCGTCTCGGAGCCGTACCCCATTTTCGCCTGGGGCGGCGCCATGGCCGGCTATGCCGCGGGTGATGAACTGGCGGTCTACCAGGAAGAATCGCGCAAATATGGCAAGGAGGTTCTCGACAAGGGCAAGGCAGCGGCCGACGCCGCCGGCGTCTCCGCCGAAGTGGTCCATGTCGAGGACAAGCGGCCCGCCGAAGCGATCCTGGAGCTGTCGCAGGCGCTCGGCTGCGACCTGATCGTCATGGCCTCGCATGGTCGCCGCGGTTTGGGCCGGCTGCTTCTGGGCAGCCAGACGGCGGAAGTGCTGTCCTATACCGCAATTCCGGTGCTGGTGGTTCGGTAG
- a CDS encoding ABC transporter substrate-binding protein yields the protein MKIARLFIAGLALAGLTAAANAGTLDEITKRGELRVAVQTQGPPFSLVGANGERTGSSVELAELMAKEMGVKITFLDFDWDGLIPALLSGKADLLVADMTPTLARGMKVAFTTPYMYTGSTVFTKADSKFKTTEDCKAKGTKIAVLLGATGEKEAKAAFPDADIKSYKGGGPLLLDAVNNGQADCGVNDVSAVKGQSTAYPAGSFTIMPDLLSKEPLAFATRYDEPDLLVWMNLFLNQVTIDGRLQKNLDYWVNSDAWKKDH from the coding sequence ATGAAGATTGCCAGACTTTTTATCGCCGGACTTGCGCTCGCGGGCTTGACCGCCGCTGCCAACGCCGGAACGCTGGACGAGATCACCAAGCGCGGCGAACTCCGCGTTGCGGTGCAGACCCAAGGACCGCCTTTCTCGCTGGTCGGCGCCAATGGCGAACGCACCGGCAGTTCGGTTGAGCTGGCCGAACTGATGGCCAAGGAAATGGGTGTGAAAATCACCTTCCTCGACTTCGACTGGGACGGCCTTATCCCCGCGCTCTTGTCGGGCAAGGCCGACCTGCTGGTCGCCGACATGACGCCGACGCTGGCGCGCGGCATGAAGGTCGCCTTCACCACGCCCTACATGTACACGGGCAGCACCGTCTTCACCAAGGCCGACAGCAAGTTCAAGACCACCGAGGACTGCAAGGCCAAGGGCACCAAGATCGCCGTGCTTTTGGGCGCCACCGGCGAGAAGGAAGCCAAGGCCGCCTTCCCCGATGCCGACATCAAGAGCTACAAGGGCGGCGGCCCGCTGCTGCTCGACGCCGTCAACAACGGCCAGGCCGATTGCGGCGTCAACGACGTCTCGGCAGTCAAGGGCCAGTCGACCGCCTATCCCGCCGGCAGCTTCACCATCATGCCGGACCTCTTGTCGAAGGAGCCGCTTGCCTTCGCCACCCGCTATGACGAGCCGGACCTGCTGGTCTGGATGAACCTGTTCCTCAACCAGGTCACCATCGATGGCCGCCTGCAGAAGAACCTCGACTACTGGGTGAATTCCGACGCCTGGAAGAAGGACCACTAA
- a CDS encoding sugar O-acetyltransferase, translated as MADDGRTRIIPGRTPESAAMLADVKRAMAITARLNRLTFNDADEVRAVFSELIGRTVDESFLLIPPFYTTGGPDIRVGRNVFINQNCTFYDLGGLDIADDVLIGPNVSLITSGHPLEPSRRRAFTTAKPIVIERNVWIAAGATVIGGVTVGENAVVAAGSVVTRDVPPNTLVGGNPARVIRSIAE; from the coding sequence ATGGCCGATGACGGTCGCACCAGGATAATCCCCGGGAGAACGCCGGAATCGGCGGCCATGCTGGCGGATGTCAAACGGGCGATGGCGATCACCGCCCGTCTCAACCGCTTGACGTTCAACGACGCGGACGAGGTCCGTGCCGTGTTCAGCGAACTCATCGGCAGGACGGTGGACGAGAGCTTCTTGCTGATCCCGCCCTTCTACACGACCGGCGGGCCCGACATCCGCGTTGGGCGCAATGTCTTCATCAACCAGAACTGCACCTTTTATGATCTCGGCGGGCTCGACATCGCCGACGATGTGCTGATCGGGCCGAATGTCAGCCTCATCACCTCAGGCCATCCCCTCGAACCGTCGCGGCGGCGCGCCTTCACCACCGCGAAGCCAATCGTCATCGAACGCAACGTCTGGATCGCCGCCGGCGCAACGGTCATCGGCGGCGTGACGGTGGGCGAAAACGCCGTCGTCGCGGCGGGCTCGGTGGTGACCCGGGACGTTCCCCCGAACACGCTTGTCGGCGGAAACCCGGCGCGGGTTATCCGGTCGATTGCCGAGTGA
- a CDS encoding sulfite exporter TauE/SafE family protein: MLSVGVIAWIGAVFLAAGLVKGVVGMGLPTVAMGLLAVTMPPAQAAALLLIPSLVINLWQLVTGPSFRGLIKRLWTMMAGIILGTIAGAGVLSGAHAGAASAGLGAALVLYAVLGLLKLGFTTPARHEAWASPLVGVATGLVTGATGVFVIPAVPYLQSLRLEKEDLIQALGLSFTVSTAALAIGLFRTGALASPTTQLAGSAAVLMPALAGMFIGQALRQKMSVETFRKVFFVGLLALGVYVALEALW; the protein is encoded by the coding sequence GTGCTGAGCGTGGGCGTGATTGCCTGGATCGGTGCCGTCTTCCTCGCCGCCGGCCTGGTCAAGGGCGTCGTCGGCATGGGGCTGCCGACGGTCGCGATGGGATTGCTGGCGGTGACGATGCCGCCGGCGCAGGCGGCCGCTTTGCTGCTGATCCCGTCGCTCGTCATCAACCTCTGGCAATTGGTCACCGGCCCCTCTTTTCGGGGTCTCATCAAGCGGCTGTGGACGATGATGGCCGGCATCATACTGGGCACCATCGCCGGGGCAGGGGTGCTCAGCGGCGCACATGCGGGCGCGGCCTCGGCAGGGCTCGGCGCGGCACTTGTGCTTTATGCCGTTCTCGGCCTGCTAAAACTCGGCTTCACCACGCCGGCGCGCCACGAAGCGTGGGCCTCACCACTGGTCGGCGTGGCGACCGGGCTGGTCACCGGCGCCACCGGCGTCTTCGTCATCCCGGCGGTGCCCTACCTGCAATCGCTGCGGCTGGAGAAGGAGGATCTGATCCAGGCGCTCGGCCTGTCCTTCACCGTCTCGACGGCAGCCCTTGCTATCGGCCTGTTCAGGACAGGCGCGCTCGCATCGCCGACGACGCAGCTGGCGGGGTCGGCAGCAGTCCTCATGCCGGCGCTGGCCGGCATGTTCATCGGACAGGCGCTGCGCCAGAAGATGAGCGTCGAGACGTTTCGCAAAGTGTTCTTTGTCGGCTTGCTGGCGCTGGGGGTGTATGTCGCGCTGGAGGCGCTTTGGTGA
- a CDS encoding alkaline phosphatase family protein, with product MKRLSLALAAGTLTTALAGALSVSGANAAPYKHVLLISIDGLHALDLANYVAANPKSAIATLAGTGIFYPNALTSAPSDSFPGLVAQVTGGTPKSTGVFYDDSYDRTYFAPASDCKGEAGAEVSFAENIDVDSTRLDGGGKPGDFHSQIDPAKLPMTLINGKCSVVYPHDFVRVNNVFEIVKAHGGRTAWSDKHPAYEWLNGPSGKGVDDLYALEQDSLIPSTKVKTTGSFKAERDFDEARVKAVINEIKGLDSTGSHPAAVPALFGMNFQAVSVGQKLPKSGPGDEAGLVGGYLDASGAPGNGLAGQLAYVDGALGELMVALKDNHLTSSTLIILASKHGQSPIDPATFQPLDDDPYTKTPGYAFHIADDAALIWLKPQDRVKNLAAAQDYLEKSSKAEGIAQIQPPNALALAYQDPATDSRTPDFIATVNPGVVYTSGSKIAEHGGANANDRNVALLISNPSLKPRSVPTLVQTTQVAPTILRALGYNANELQAVKLEGTQELPATPF from the coding sequence ATGAAAAGACTATCTCTGGCACTGGCCGCCGGCACGCTGACGACGGCGTTGGCGGGCGCGCTGTCTGTTTCCGGCGCCAACGCCGCACCCTACAAGCACGTGCTGCTCATCAGTATCGACGGGCTCCATGCACTCGACCTGGCAAACTATGTCGCCGCGAATCCGAAAAGCGCGATCGCCACGCTCGCCGGTACCGGGATTTTCTATCCGAATGCGCTGACCAGCGCCCCGTCCGACTCGTTTCCTGGCCTTGTCGCACAGGTGACCGGCGGCACGCCCAAATCGACGGGCGTGTTCTATGACGACAGCTACGACCGCACCTATTTCGCGCCGGCTTCGGATTGCAAGGGCGAGGCCGGCGCCGAGGTGTCCTTCGCCGAGAACATCGACGTCGATTCGACGCGCCTTGATGGTGGCGGCAAGCCGGGCGATTTCCACAGCCAGATCGACCCGGCCAAGCTGCCGATGACGCTGATCAACGGCAAGTGCTCGGTGGTCTATCCGCATGATTTCGTGCGGGTCAACAACGTCTTCGAGATCGTGAAGGCTCATGGCGGCCGCACGGCCTGGTCCGACAAGCATCCGGCCTACGAATGGCTGAACGGACCTTCGGGCAAAGGCGTCGACGACCTCTACGCCCTGGAACAGGACAGCTTGATCCCCAGCACGAAGGTCAAGACGACCGGCAGCTTCAAGGCCGAGCGTGACTTTGACGAAGCGCGGGTCAAGGCGGTGATCAACGAAATCAAGGGGCTCGACAGCACCGGTTCGCATCCCGCCGCGGTTCCCGCGCTTTTCGGCATGAATTTCCAGGCGGTAAGCGTGGGCCAGAAACTCCCCAAGTCCGGTCCCGGCGACGAGGCCGGTCTGGTGGGCGGCTATCTGGATGCCAGCGGCGCGCCTGGCAATGGTCTTGCCGGGCAACTCGCCTATGTGGACGGCGCCCTCGGCGAACTGATGGTGGCACTCAAGGACAACCACCTCACCAGTTCGACCCTGATCATACTTGCCTCGAAGCATGGCCAGTCGCCCATCGACCCGGCGACGTTCCAGCCACTGGACGATGATCCATACACCAAGACACCGGGCTACGCCTTCCACATTGCCGACGACGCCGCGCTGATCTGGCTCAAACCGCAAGACAGGGTCAAGAACCTTGCGGCGGCGCAGGATTATCTCGAGAAGTCGAGCAAGGCTGAAGGCATCGCCCAGATCCAGCCGCCCAATGCCCTTGCCCTCGCCTATCAGGATCCGGCCACCGACAGCCGTACCCCGGACTTCATAGCCACGGTCAACCCGGGCGTGGTCTACACATCCGGTTCGAAGATTGCCGAGCATGGCGGCGCCAATGCGAACGATCGCAACGTGGCGCTTCTCATCAGCAATCCTTCGCTCAAGCCGAGATCGGTACCGACCCTGGTGCAGACGACGCAAGTGGCGCCCACCATCCTGCGGGCTCTTGGCTACAACGCGAACGAACTCCAGGCCGTGAAGCTCGAAGGCACCCAGGAACTGCCCGCGACACCGTTCTAA
- a CDS encoding saccharopine dehydrogenase family protein: MKIAVLGGLGLQGRAAIADLVTSGVEEVVCVDTAPDGAARLGGLTDLSRVRFVVPEGAIGPALADVLTDADAVIDLLPQPLMREAVQSAIATRTPLVTTNYGKAIADLAQAAEQAGVSIMTECGLDPGIDLVLYARAARQFDTISSIDSYCGGIPEPKAMAKPLCYKVSWNFDMVLVSQNRDSVMIEDGERVAIPAARQHDSHFIHEIEVAGLGQLEAFPNGDALHYVEMLPAAKGLRRSGRYTLRWPGWSAFWAPLKELGFLSEDKVPGTSSSPREFLGRLLGPQLQYGPGEKDLCVMRNVFSGLEGGRVKTVTSDLIIERDLASGLFGMSLGVGYPASIVAQMLARGDISKPGLLNPLLDVPDEPFFEALAKRGIKVTETVAWD; the protein is encoded by the coding sequence ATGAAGATCGCGGTTCTCGGCGGCCTTGGCTTGCAAGGCCGGGCCGCTATCGCCGATCTCGTCACCAGTGGCGTCGAGGAGGTGGTCTGCGTCGACACGGCGCCTGATGGCGCGGCCCGGCTCGGCGGCCTGACCGATCTTTCCCGCGTGCGTTTCGTTGTGCCTGAAGGCGCGATCGGCCCGGCGCTCGCCGATGTGCTGACGGATGCCGACGCCGTCATCGATTTGTTGCCACAGCCATTGATGCGCGAGGCGGTCCAGTCCGCGATCGCGACGCGCACGCCGCTGGTCACCACCAATTACGGCAAGGCCATCGCCGACCTGGCACAGGCTGCCGAACAGGCCGGCGTGTCCATCATGACCGAATGCGGGCTCGATCCCGGCATCGACCTCGTGCTCTACGCCCGCGCCGCCCGCCAGTTCGACACGATCTCATCAATCGATTCCTATTGCGGCGGTATCCCCGAGCCGAAGGCGATGGCCAAGCCCCTGTGCTACAAGGTGAGCTGGAACTTCGACATGGTGCTGGTCAGCCAGAACCGCGACAGCGTCATGATCGAGGACGGCGAACGCGTCGCCATACCGGCCGCCCGCCAGCACGACAGCCATTTCATCCACGAGATCGAGGTCGCTGGCCTGGGCCAGCTTGAAGCCTTCCCCAATGGCGATGCGCTGCACTATGTCGAGATGCTTCCCGCCGCCAAGGGACTGCGCCGCTCCGGCCGCTACACGCTGCGCTGGCCGGGATGGTCGGCCTTCTGGGCGCCACTGAAGGAGCTTGGCTTCCTGTCCGAGGACAAGGTGCCCGGCACCTCGAGCAGCCCGCGCGAATTCCTCGGCCGGCTGCTCGGCCCGCAACTGCAATATGGCCCCGGCGAGAAGGATCTGTGCGTGATGCGCAATGTCTTTTCCGGCCTCGAAGGCGGCCGCGTCAAGACAGTGACTTCCGATCTGATCATCGAGCGCGACCTGGCGTCCGGCCTGTTCGGCATGAGCCTCGGCGTCGGCTATCCCGCCAGCATCGTGGCGCAGATGCTCGCACGCGGCGACATCAGCAAGCCCGGCCTGCTCAACCCGCTGCTCGACGTGCCAGACGAACCCTTCTTCGAGGCGCTGGCCAAGCGCGGCATCAAGGTCACCGAGACGGTGGCCTGGGACTGA
- a CDS encoding LysR substrate-binding domain-containing protein yields the protein MRFDLTDLRLFLLVAERGSITHGAELAGLALASASARIKGMEERLGAPLLERRRRGVMPTAAGQALLHHARAVQNQIEAMAGDLGAYAGGLRARVRLMANTAATAELLRDILPAFLVAHPGIDIDLDERPSHEIAEAVASGAADLGIAATWAGLSHLEQRPFFIDRLVVITARDWPGLAGLHAVSLTDILNESFVGLSLGHALQEHITRQAARLGGHLHIRIRVPGLDNVCRLVAQGAGIAIVPESAALRSARRLRSLRLSDDWATRQLNLCARGFDELTPQAKLLAAALA from the coding sequence ATGCGCTTCGATCTCACCGATCTCCGGCTGTTCCTGCTGGTGGCCGAGCGCGGCAGCATCACCCATGGCGCGGAACTTGCCGGACTGGCGCTGGCCTCGGCGAGCGCTCGCATCAAGGGCATGGAGGAGAGGCTCGGCGCGCCGCTTTTGGAGCGCCGCCGTCGTGGCGTGATGCCGACGGCCGCCGGCCAGGCGCTGCTGCACCATGCCCGCGCCGTGCAGAACCAGATCGAGGCGATGGCCGGCGACCTTGGTGCCTATGCCGGCGGCCTGCGCGCCCGCGTGCGCCTGATGGCCAACACCGCCGCCACGGCCGAGCTGCTGCGCGACATCCTGCCGGCCTTCCTGGTGGCGCATCCCGGCATCGACATCGATCTGGACGAACGCCCCAGCCACGAAATCGCCGAAGCGGTGGCCAGCGGTGCGGCCGATCTCGGCATTGCCGCCACCTGGGCCGGCCTTTCGCATCTCGAGCAAAGACCGTTCTTCATTGACCGGCTGGTGGTGATCACCGCGCGCGACTGGCCGGGGCTCGCCGGCCTGCATGCCGTCAGCCTCACTGATATCCTGAACGAATCCTTCGTTGGCCTCAGCCTCGGCCATGCCCTGCAGGAGCACATCACCCGCCAGGCCGCGCGGCTCGGCGGCCATCTCCACATCCGCATCCGCGTGCCCGGCCTCGACAATGTCTGCCGGCTGGTCGCGCAAGGTGCGGGCATCGCCATCGTGCCGGAAAGTGCCGCGCTCCGCTCGGCCCGCCGGCTTCGCAGCCTGCGCCTCAGCGACGACTGGGCGACGCGCCAGCTCAACCTGTGCGCCCGCGGCTTCGACGAGCTGACGCCGCAGGCCAAACTGCTCGCCGCTGCGCTGGCCTGA
- a CDS encoding SDR family oxidoreductase — protein sequence MSGIKGKVIAITGASSGIGQATALLLAERGASVVLGARRADRLDALVGTIVSAGGEAACLAMDVKNREDLTKLVALACDRFGKIDVLINNAGVGPNSLLDELRVEDWEEMIDINIKGPLYGIAAALPVFRRQGFGHFVNILSTAGPIIKPTMAVYAGTKNAVRAIAEGLRLEAGPKLRVTNISPGFVQTNFADSMTNPEIKAEIEKRMGEIAITPDAISRAIAFAIEQPAEVDVSEIVIRPTAQA from the coding sequence ATGTCTGGAATAAAGGGAAAAGTCATCGCCATCACGGGTGCCAGCAGCGGCATCGGGCAGGCAACGGCGCTCTTGCTGGCCGAACGAGGAGCGAGCGTTGTGCTCGGAGCTAGGCGTGCCGATCGTCTTGACGCGCTCGTCGGCACCATCGTGAGCGCGGGCGGTGAGGCAGCCTGCCTCGCCATGGACGTGAAGAACCGCGAGGACCTCACAAAGCTTGTTGCTCTTGCCTGCGACAGGTTCGGCAAGATCGATGTCCTGATCAACAATGCTGGTGTTGGCCCGAACTCCCTGCTCGATGAACTGCGCGTCGAGGATTGGGAAGAGATGATCGACATCAACATAAAGGGACCGCTCTACGGCATCGCAGCCGCTTTGCCGGTGTTTCGCCGCCAAGGCTTCGGCCACTTCGTCAACATTCTCTCGACTGCGGGGCCGATCATCAAGCCGACAATGGCGGTCTATGCGGGAACAAAGAATGCGGTTCGGGCGATCGCCGAAGGCTTGCGACTGGAAGCCGGCCCCAAGTTGCGCGTGACGAACATATCTCCGGGCTTCGTCCAGACGAATTTCGCGGACTCGATGACCAATCCGGAGATCAAGGCGGAGATCGAAAAACGCATGGGCGAAATCGCCATTACCCCCGATGCGATCAGCCGCGCCATCGCCTTCGCGATCGAGCAACCGGCCGAGGTCGATGTGAGCGAGATCGTCATTCGACCCACTGCACAGGCTTGA
- a CDS encoding amino acid ABC transporter permease, translated as MIWHQFLSLAGSYPLALRGLGMTVVLSLISLVLGTLLGFGLGILRTGGNRLISGVIGAWVDLIRGTPFLVQIFLIFFILPEFGIELDAFTAGIIALTNLAACFICEIVAAGIRSVPTGQVEAALASGLSRWQRMRQVVLPQAMRIVLPPLVGQYVLLIKDSSVVSAIGLTDLTRVGWLVVQRVPNGLLVFFLVGVGYFIVCYPLIMLARRLERRMGAAHGEVQL; from the coding sequence ATGATCTGGCACCAATTCCTCAGCCTCGCCGGCTCCTATCCCCTCGCCCTGCGCGGCCTCGGCATGACCGTGGTGCTGTCGCTGATCAGCCTGGTGCTTGGCACCCTGCTCGGCTTCGGCCTCGGCATCCTGCGCACCGGCGGCAACCGGCTGATCTCGGGCGTCATCGGCGCCTGGGTCGACTTGATCCGGGGAACCCCGTTCCTGGTGCAGATCTTCCTGATCTTCTTCATCCTGCCCGAGTTCGGCATCGAGCTCGACGCCTTCACCGCCGGCATCATCGCGCTGACCAACCTTGCCGCCTGCTTCATCTGCGAGATCGTCGCCGCCGGCATCCGTTCGGTGCCGACAGGCCAGGTCGAGGCAGCGCTTGCGTCCGGCCTGTCGCGCTGGCAGCGCATGCGCCAGGTGGTGCTGCCGCAGGCGATGCGCATCGTGCTGCCGCCGCTGGTCGGGCAGTATGTGCTGCTGATCAAGGATTCCTCGGTCGTCTCGGCGATTGGGCTGACCGACCTCACCCGCGTCGGCTGGCTGGTGGTGCAGCGCGTGCCCAACGGCTTGCTGGTCTTCTTCCTCGTTGGCGTCGGCTACTTCATCGTCTGCTATCCCCTGATCATGCTGGCCCGCCGGCTCGAACGCCGCATGGGCGCGGCGCATGGCGAGGTGCAGTTGTGA
- a CDS encoding AraC family transcriptional regulator encodes MIDPLSDVLSLLDIASARCTRLEAGGRWSFRFPAKPALKFAAVLRGQCWITLPDERPFALGPGDTFLLANAPAYVIANDLSLEPEDGISSFDWEHSNVARHGGDETALVAGSFVFEGGNAQLLLDALPRFMHIPGSDRAATILRGSLAVLDEELDAASMGSTLMTRRMGDILLVQTLRAYVARQGTSSMGWVGALTDRRIGAALSLIHNDPGHGWTVKELATSIGMSRSSFARHFKELVGMAPLDYLTRWRMHRARDAMRRSGASVGSLAQSLGYASESAFGNAFKRVFGCSPRRLRQAENAE; translated from the coding sequence ATGATCGATCCCTTATCCGATGTGCTTTCGCTCCTCGATATCGCGAGCGCGCGTTGCACGCGTCTCGAAGCTGGCGGGCGATGGTCGTTCCGTTTTCCTGCAAAGCCCGCGTTGAAGTTCGCGGCCGTTCTTCGTGGTCAATGCTGGATCACTTTGCCGGACGAGCGGCCCTTTGCACTTGGCCCCGGCGATACCTTTCTGCTGGCCAACGCCCCCGCCTATGTGATCGCCAATGATCTTTCCCTGGAGCCCGAAGACGGGATCTCGTCCTTCGACTGGGAGCATTCGAATGTCGCCCGGCACGGTGGCGATGAAACGGCGCTGGTCGCGGGAAGCTTCGTGTTCGAAGGCGGCAATGCGCAGCTCCTGCTCGATGCCCTTCCCAGATTCATGCACATCCCGGGAAGCGATCGGGCAGCGACGATCCTGCGCGGCTCGCTGGCGGTCCTCGACGAGGAACTCGATGCGGCGTCGATGGGCTCGACCTTGATGACACGTCGCATGGGCGACATCCTGCTCGTGCAGACGTTGCGGGCTTACGTCGCCAGGCAAGGCACAAGCAGCATGGGCTGGGTCGGCGCGTTGACCGACCGACGCATCGGCGCTGCCCTCAGCCTGATCCACAATGATCCCGGTCATGGCTGGACGGTCAAGGAACTTGCCACGTCCATCGGCATGTCACGCTCCAGCTTTGCGCGTCATTTCAAGGAACTCGTCGGCATGGCACCGCTCGACTATTTGACGCGTTGGCGGATGCATCGAGCACGGGACGCCATGCGTCGATCCGGGGCTTCGGTTGGCAGTCTGGCGCAATCGCTCGGCTACGCCTCCGAAAGTGCTTTCGGCAATGCATTCAAGCGCGTGTTCGGGTGTTCCCCGAGGCGGCTCCGGCAGGCCGAAAACGCGGAGTAG
- a CDS encoding amino acid ABC transporter permease produces the protein MLENFSFRTIVEYLPLFGQGLVTTVWLSALSFIGALVVGIVLCAMNLQRGWLFRAPAKAYIDAVRATPLLAQLYFLYFGLPRLGFVLPELVVGIIALSLNSGAYIAEIIRAGILSIPRGQVEASVASGMTYVQRMRLVVLPQAFKVTIPPLLGQAIVLVKDSALLSLISVAELTRAGQLLASDRFMPAEGFLTIAAFYLLLYYCLKGLAALSSRWLGTAGART, from the coding sequence ATGCTCGAAAATTTCAGTTTCCGCACCATCGTCGAATACCTGCCGCTGTTTGGGCAGGGCCTGGTGACGACGGTCTGGCTTTCTGCGCTGTCCTTCATCGGTGCGCTCGTCGTCGGCATTGTGCTCTGCGCCATGAACCTGCAGCGCGGCTGGCTGTTTCGCGCGCCGGCCAAGGCCTATATCGATGCCGTGCGCGCCACGCCTTTGCTGGCGCAGCTCTATTTCCTCTATTTCGGCCTGCCCCGGCTCGGCTTCGTGCTGCCCGAACTGGTCGTCGGCATCATCGCGCTGTCGCTGAACAGCGGCGCCTATATCGCTGAGATCATTCGCGCCGGCATCCTGTCGATCCCGCGCGGCCAGGTCGAAGCCAGCGTTGCTTCGGGCATGACCTATGTCCAGCGCATGCGCCTGGTCGTCCTGCCACAAGCCTTCAAGGTGACGATCCCGCCGCTGCTCGGCCAGGCGATCGTGCTGGTCAAGGATTCCGCGCTGCTGTCGCTGATCTCGGTCGCCGAGCTGACGCGCGCCGGCCAGTTGCTCGCCTCCGACCGCTTCATGCCGGCCGAAGGCTTTCTCACCATCGCCGCCTTCTATCTGCTGCTCTACTATTGCCTCAAAGGACTGGCCGCTCTCTCCAGCCGCTGGCTCGGCACAGCGGGGGCACGGACATGA
- a CDS encoding amino acid ABC transporter ATP-binding protein: MTKTGMIDFRGVNKWFGALNVLKDITLSVEPREVVVVCGPSGSGKSTLIRCVNGLETIKDGDLVVDGQRVGDPATNMTRLRTEIGFVFQSFNLYPHKTALENVTLAPIHVRKIPRAEAEKAGRELLAKVGLADKVNAYPAQLSGGQQQRVAIARCLGMRPKIMLFDEPTSALDPEMISEVLDVMVAVAEEGMTMMVVTHEMGFARKVAQRVVFMDAGAIVESGTPDEFFSHPKTDRSRAFLSKILRH; the protein is encoded by the coding sequence ATGACCAAAACGGGCATGATCGACTTTCGCGGCGTCAACAAATGGTTCGGCGCGCTGAACGTGCTGAAGGACATCACGCTCAGCGTCGAGCCGCGCGAAGTGGTTGTCGTCTGCGGCCCGAGCGGCTCCGGCAAGAGCACGCTGATCCGCTGCGTCAACGGCCTGGAAACGATCAAGGACGGCGATCTCGTCGTCGACGGCCAGCGTGTTGGCGACCCCGCCACCAACATGACCCGGCTGCGCACCGAGATCGGCTTCGTCTTCCAGTCGTTCAACCTCTACCCGCACAAGACCGCGCTCGAGAACGTCACGCTCGCCCCCATCCATGTCCGCAAGATCCCACGCGCCGAGGCCGAAAAGGCCGGCCGCGAATTGCTGGCCAAGGTCGGCCTTGCCGACAAGGTCAATGCCTATCCGGCACAGCTCTCCGGCGGCCAGCAGCAGCGCGTGGCGATCGCGCGCTGCCTCGGCATGCGGCCGAAAATCATGCTGTTCGACGAGCCGACCTCCGCCCTCGATCCCGAAATGATTTCCGAAGTGCTCGACGTCATGGTGGCGGTCGCCGAGGAAGGCATGACCATGATGGTGGTGACGCATGAGATGGGCTTTGCCCGCAAGGTCGCCCAGCGCGTGGTATTCATGGACGCCGGCGCCATCGTCGAAAGCGGCACGCCCGACGAGTTCTTCTCACATCCGAAGACCGACCGCAGCCGGGCGTTTCTGAGCAAGATTCTCAGGCATTGA